The genomic interval GCTGCCATAAACACGCAGTTAATTAAACAGGTTAGAAATTTTCAGCGCTTGCTTGAAGGTTAATAATCGAGGTGTTTTCCACGAAGGCTTTCAATGTGCAGAAAACAAGTACTACACTTAATTGTTAAACGTTCCCCCTCAACAACAATCATAGTGTAttgatttggtaaaataaaacaaattattaaatgaaaacaagacaaaaacaatAAGGGTCTAATCATAATAAAAATATCTGGAAACTATTATTTGCTGTTTCACTTAATTCCATAGGCTACTTCTGTAGATTAATCATTTGTGAGATGGGGATGGTTCCTAGTAGGAGGCGGGATCAACAGGGGGAGGGACTTACTTTCTGTGTGACAGAACAGATCCTATTCTACTATCTGTCAGTTGATTCCACCAATGAGTCCAATGAGCTGAGAGAATTCAACAGGATTGACAGGCACGCCCCTTCAAGCTTGCGCCGTTTTTTATGACTGTGTATTTTCCTTCTATTTTTTTTAGCCGAGCTGGGTGTAATAACGTCACATGTTGTTTTTCTCTACAGTGCAGTAACTGTATAGAGTGCTGTTACTCGCTGCTTTACGATTGCAGACAGCGGACCGAAATACTGGTGTCGGGAATGGATTAGAAAACGGATTTAGGCTGCTGCTCCGTAGTTCCTTGCTTTGGAAATATCGTACAATAACTAGAAGTACTTTAGAAGTACATAACAAGCGACAGAATGGCAAGTCCACAAACGACGGGAGGACACCTGTTATCGAATATAACTAATAGCAGTAATAATATCAAGAAATATGGATAcctaaagaaacagaaacatggGCACAGGCGTTTCTTCGTGCTAAGAGAGCCAAGCGAGGGGTTTTCTGCACGGCTGGAATATTATGAGAGTGAGAAGAAATGGAGAAACAAGTCTGCTCCTAAACGACTGATAACTCTGGATTCTTGTCTGTGCGTAAACAAGCGCGCGGACGCAAAGCACAAACACCTAATCGCCCTTTACACCAAGGACGAATACTTTGCAGTGGCGGCTGAAAACGAACAGGAGCAAGAGGACTGGTATATAGTTTTAACAGATTTAATCACAGAGGGGAAAGTGTATGACAGCCCTGCGTCCACGTCCTCTCTAGTGGGATTCGAGGAGGCCAACTACGGTATGATTACGCCCGCAACCGCCACTTACAAGGAGGTATGGCAAGTCAATTTGAAATCTAAAGGGCTGGGTCAAAGCAAAAATTTGACAGGCGTCTACAGGCTATGTTTATCCAGTCGGACAATCAGCTTCGTGAAACTGAACTCGGAGACTGCGGCTGTCAGTTTGCAGCTAATGAATATTCGTAGATGCGGCCACTCAGATAGCTTCTTCTTCATCGAAGTGGGTAGGTCGGCGGTCACTGGCCCAGGCGAGCTTTGGATGCAAGCTGATGATTCCGTGGTTGCGCAAAACATCCACGAGACCATTTTGGAGGCAATGAAAGCCATGAAAGAGCTCTCGGAATTCAGACCGCGGAGTAAAAGTCAATCCGCCAGCACCAACCCAATATCAGTGCCCACACGACGCAACTTAAACAACTTGCCCCCTAGTCAGACAGGGCTGGTGAGGAGGTCAAGAACGGATAGCATTGCAGCCACCTCTCCTGTCAGAAAGTTCACCTCCTGTCGGATAAGAACGGCCAGTGAGGGAGACGGCAGCATGACCAGACCAGTCTCCATGTCAATATCCATGAGTGGAAGCCCCACCAGTACCAGTTCTGGCCAGAACCATCTGAGTCGATCTCACACCCTCAGCAGTGGCCGGACATGCAGAATGTTGGAGTCGGCCTCCAACCTCCAACACAGCAGGTCCATGCCCGTGTCCAATTCTCCGCCCTCGGTCTGCAGCCCcatcagcctctctcccagagccggAAACATCACCCCAGACCCGGTCCAGCGGCCATTCAGCTGCAGCGCCTCCATGTCGGGCTCCCTCAGCGATGCAGGCTTCATGCTTTGTGAAGAGTACGGGTCCAGCCCATGCGACACCAAGTACCTTCCCATCACGCGGAGCGACACCCCGgactctctctccagcaccccccctTCCCGGGAGGCCAATGACCCGTGTGGCTACATGATGATGGACAGGCCAAATGGCAGCAGGCGCGTAGGCGGCGGTGACTTCCTGGCGTCCGACAAAGCCTACAGGAAGAGGACGTACTCGCTGACCACGCCGCGTCAGCAGAGGGTCCCGGCACAGCTGTCCTCCGCCTCGCTGGACGAATACACGCTGATGAGGGCGGCTCACGCCGACCACAATTCCCAATCCGCCTCCCCGAAAGTGTCTTACCCCGAGGACTACGGCGACGTCGAGATCGGCTCCTCGTCGAGGAGCTCCAGTAGCAACCTAGGAGATGACGGCTACATGCCCATGACACCGGGTGTGGCGCCGCCAGGCGGCAAGGCCGACAACTACATGCCCATGAGCCCCATGTGTGTTTCGGCTCCCAAGCAGATCATCAACCCCAGGGTGCACTCGCACCCCTCCCCCAGCGGAAGCTCTCTGGAAGACAGTGGCTACATGAGGATGTGGTGCGGCTCCAAGTCCTCCACCGAGAGCCTGGACAGCCGCTTGCCAAATGGCGAATACATGAACATGTCACCCGGCAACCCGCACCCTCTTCAGACCCCACCTGACTACTTCCTGGGCCCGCCTCCTGGAGATCCAGCCGCGAAGCCCACTCACTCCGCCAGCTCGCTGCCGCGGCCGTCAAAAGCGCAGGCCTCCAAGACTGAGGAGAGCGACCAGTATGTTCTGATGAGTCCCCAGAGCCAGAGGCCGGTGGTGGGGGAGTCTGACTACTACTCTGTGATGGGCAGTGCAGCTCAGGTGGCAGCTAACAACCCTTCAGTTCCCTCCCCCGtcaggcagatcagagtggagaACCTGCCACATCGGGGGAGGATTGGGAGACCCAACAGGCTGTCTCTGGACACTT from Osmerus eperlanus chromosome 21, fOsmEpe2.1, whole genome shotgun sequence carries:
- the irs2a gene encoding insulin receptor substrate 2a; the protein is MASPQTTGGHLLSNITNSSNNIKKYGYLKKQKHGHRRFFVLREPSEGFSARLEYYESEKKWRNKSAPKRLITLDSCLCVNKRADAKHKHLIALYTKDEYFAVAAENEQEQEDWYIVLTDLITEGKVYDSPASTSSLVGFEEANYGMITPATATYKEVWQVNLKSKGLGQSKNLTGVYRLCLSSRTISFVKLNSETAAVSLQLMNIRRCGHSDSFFFIEVGRSAVTGPGELWMQADDSVVAQNIHETILEAMKAMKELSEFRPRSKSQSASTNPISVPTRRNLNNLPPSQTGLVRRSRTDSIAATSPVRKFTSCRIRTASEGDGSMTRPVSMSISMSGSPTSTSSGQNHLSRSHTLSSGRTCRMLESASNLQHSRSMPVSNSPPSVCSPISLSPRAGNITPDPVQRPFSCSASMSGSLSDAGFMLCEEYGSSPCDTKYLPITRSDTPDSLSSTPPSREANDPCGYMMMDRPNGSRRVGGGDFLASDKAYRKRTYSLTTPRQQRVPAQLSSASLDEYTLMRAAHADHNSQSASPKVSYPEDYGDVEIGSSSRSSSSNLGDDGYMPMTPGVAPPGGKADNYMPMSPMCVSAPKQIINPRVHSHPSPSGSSLEDSGYMRMWCGSKSSTESLDSRLPNGEYMNMSPGNPHPLQTPPDYFLGPPPGDPAAKPTHSASSLPRPSKAQASKTEESDQYVLMSPQSQRPVVGESDYYSVMGSAAQVAANNPSVPSPVRQIRVENLPHRGRIGRPNRLSLDTFRTLPSMNEHPLPGEPRSPGEYINIDFSGSKYSPPSASTESQSSSLGSSGSRRRSPLSDYMNVELGSHSPKTEHTPVGRLDTQPEPSMCPHPEETGEYHVSGKRGQECPTDKVKDDYTEMTFGMANTPPQLLPQMPASPSVREKRPSLEEQDVPGMGVFLLEAGPTMDPDRSAKVIRADPQGRRRHSSETFSSTATVTPVFPSFAHEVKRHSSVENISSRSSDGSDEECSGSPMSRKTSAGYQTGLNYIALNLLENRDMEPCEDLVGFKPTSCKGGIHGLHATQYVCLGFKEAATTAKD